Proteins found in one Drosophila busckii strain San Diego stock center, stock number 13000-0081.31 chromosome 2R, ASM1175060v1, whole genome shotgun sequence genomic segment:
- the LOC108596709 gene encoding uncharacterized protein LOC108596709 isoform X2, whose product MHIKVHLFAWAFAFLWLAALALAQYSAANMLYNVGESSSLNCSAKVFNVEWWQPTGRSAYNYKNKSAIIIPMNPPQNYERELEMLLQQEQATKIYVYVNDPNQLLAPFEGKLPVELGELAYIPCKPSYPNVEVTLSYGNKTRSSRNFKNYSEQRGFPMRIRNFTTKYTCRPKQPSPNNPEEAVLIELLNLALPPAVKSPLPTWVWLSVAIALVLLLALIVLFAICYYVKRKQQRELNVGCIVSYK is encoded by the exons atgcatattaaagtgcatttatttgcctgggcttttgcttttctgtgGCTGGCTGCACTTGCTCTGGCGCAATATAGTGCAGCAA aTATGCTCTACAATGTAGGCGAATCTTCCTCGCTGAACTGCAGCGCAAAAGTATTCAACGTGGAATGGTGGCAACCCACTGGCAGATCGGCGtacaattacaaaaataaatccGCTATAATAATCCCAATGAATCCG CCGCAAAATTATGAAAGAGAGTTGgaaatgctgctgcaacaggAGCAAGCAACAAAGATTTATGTCTATGTGAATGATCCCAATCAGCTGCTGGCACCGTTTGAGGGCAAGTTGCCAGTAGAGCTGGGAGAACTTGCTTACATACCATGCAAGCCCTCATACCCGAATGTGGAAGTGACCTTAAGCTATGGCAACAAg ACGCGTTCCAGCCGAAACTTTAAGAATTATAGCGAGCAGCGTGGCTTTCCTATGCGCATTAGAAATTTTACTACCAAATACACTTGTCGCCCCAAGCAGCCGAGTCCCAACAACCCAGAAGAAGCGGTGCTCATTGAGCTGCTCAATTTGGCACTTCCACCAGCTGTGAAAAGCCCTTTGCCCACTTGGGTGTGGCTAAGTGTAGCGATCGctttggtgttgctgctggcattaaTCGTTCTATTCGCGATTTGCTATTATGTGAAACGTAAGCAGCAGCGGGAATTGAATGTGGGCTGCATTGtttcttataaataa
- the LOC108596710 gene encoding protein lifeguard 1 isoform X2, translating into MYHYQQGDNNGVYADAEADKSFAFDDQSIRKGFIRKVYLILMAQLLITFGFVSVFTFSKATQEWAQHNPALVWIALAVLIVTMICMACCESVRRKTPLNFIFLFLFTIAESFLLGIIAGTYQADEVLMAIGITAAVSLGLTLFALQTKYDFTMCGGVLVACLVVFVIFGIISIFFADKILGLVYASLGALLFSVYLVYDTQLMLGGNHKYSISPEEYIFAALNLYLDIVNIFMYILSIIGLARS; encoded by the exons ATGTATCATTACCAGCAAG GTGACAACAATGGCGTCTATGCAGATGCGGAGGCGGACAAGAGTTTCGCCTTTGATGACCAAAGCATACGCAAAGGTTTCATACGTAAGGTTTATCTTATTTTAATG GCACAACTGCTAATCACATTTGGTTTTGTTAGCGTTTTTACTTTTTCGAAGGCCACGCAGGAGTGGGCTCAACACAATCCTGCGCTTGTGTGGATTGCTTTG gCAGTGCTTATAGTCACCATGATCTGCATGGCCTGCTGCGAAAGCGTGCGCCGCAAGACGCCACTCAACTTTATATTCCTGTTTCTCTTCACGATCGCCGAATCCTTTTTGCTGGGCATTATTGCTGGCACGTATCAGGCGGATGAAGTTTTGATGGCCATTGGCATTACGGCTGCCGTCAGTTTGGGTCTTACACTGTTTGCCCTGCAAACCAAATATGACTTTACCATGTGCGGTGGCGTCCTAGTAGCCTGTCTGGTGGTCTTTGTCATCTTTGGCATCATTTCTATCTTCTTTGCTGACAAGATACTTGGCCTGGTGTACGCCTCGCTGGGCGCGCTGCTCTTCTCCGTGTATCTGGTGTACGATACTCAGCTGATGTTGGGCGGCAATCACAAATATTCCATCAGTCCCGAGGAGTACATCTTCGCTGCCCTCAATCTCTACCTGGACATTGTCAACATCTTCATGTACATACTGTCCATCATTGGACTGGCGCGTAGCTAG
- the LOC108596709 gene encoding uncharacterized protein LOC108596709 isoform X1 produces the protein MHIKVHLFAWAFAFLWLAALALAQYSAANMLYNVGESSSLNCSAKVFNVEWWQPTGRSAYNYKNKSAIIIPMNPVTVKYVGAYYCINVTDAPQQPQNYERELEMLLQQEQATKIYVYVNDPNQLLAPFEGKLPVELGELAYIPCKPSYPNVEVTLSYGNKTRSSRNFKNYSEQRGFPMRIRNFTTKYTCRPKQPSPNNPEEAVLIELLNLALPPAVKSPLPTWVWLSVAIALVLLLALIVLFAICYYVKRKQQRELNVGCIVSYK, from the exons atgcatattaaagtgcatttatttgcctgggcttttgcttttctgtgGCTGGCTGCACTTGCTCTGGCGCAATATAGTGCAGCAA aTATGCTCTACAATGTAGGCGAATCTTCCTCGCTGAACTGCAGCGCAAAAGTATTCAACGTGGAATGGTGGCAACCCACTGGCAGATCGGCGtacaattacaaaaataaatccGCTATAATAATCCCAATGAATCCGGTAACGGTTAAGTATGTGGGCGCCTATTATTGCATTAATGTAACTGACGCGCCGCAACAGCCGCAAAATTATGAAAGAGAGTTGgaaatgctgctgcaacaggAGCAAGCAACAAAGATTTATGTCTATGTGAATGATCCCAATCAGCTGCTGGCACCGTTTGAGGGCAAGTTGCCAGTAGAGCTGGGAGAACTTGCTTACATACCATGCAAGCCCTCATACCCGAATGTGGAAGTGACCTTAAGCTATGGCAACAAg ACGCGTTCCAGCCGAAACTTTAAGAATTATAGCGAGCAGCGTGGCTTTCCTATGCGCATTAGAAATTTTACTACCAAATACACTTGTCGCCCCAAGCAGCCGAGTCCCAACAACCCAGAAGAAGCGGTGCTCATTGAGCTGCTCAATTTGGCACTTCCACCAGCTGTGAAAAGCCCTTTGCCCACTTGGGTGTGGCTAAGTGTAGCGATCGctttggtgttgctgctggcattaaTCGTTCTATTCGCGATTTGCTATTATGTGAAACGTAAGCAGCAGCGGGAATTGAATGTGGGCTGCATTGtttcttataaataa
- the LOC108597611 gene encoding protein vestigial — MAVSCPEVMYGAYYPYLYGRAGPSRSFYQYERFNQDLYSSSGVQLAASSSASGSSHSPCSPILPPSVSANAAAAAVAAAHNSAAAAVAAVANQASSTGLQLGAVGGVGSGPTSGLLGTNVPGGSSANSSGLGMSPVLSGAVGSAVGHALHSRAHQTKEEDLIVPRSEAEARLVGSQQHQHHNESSCSSGPDSPRHTHSHSHPHTLHGAGGGASTSSAGVGAATGAMSKELPLDTSSGGSQGRAQYLSATCVVFTNYSGDTASVVDEHFSRALNYSNKDTKDGSSPMSTRNFPPSFWNSNYVHPIPAPTHPQVSDLYGTATDTGYAADPWVPHAAAAHYGSYAHAAHAHAAHAHAYHHNMAQYGSLLRLPQQYSHGSRLHHDQQTAHALESAAAYSSYPTMAGLEAQVQETSKDLYWF; from the exons ATGGCAGTGTCCTGCCCAGAAGTAATGTACGGTGCCTATTATCCATATCTGTATGGGCGCGCAGGACCTAGTCGTTCATTTTATCAATATGAGAGG TTCAACCAGGACCTCTACTCATCATCGGGCGTGCAGCTGGCCGCCTCGTCGAGCGCCTCGGGCAGCTCGCACTCCCCCTGCAGTCCCATATTGCCGCCCTCGGTGAGCGccaatgctgccgctgccgccgtcgctgcgGCGCATAAttcggcagctgctgcagtagcCGCTGTTGCCAATCAGGCCTCCTCCACGGGCCTGCAGCTCGGCGCTGTGGGCGGCGTGGGCAGTGGCCCGACGAGCGGTTTACTCGGCACCAATGTGcccggcggcagcagcgccaacagctcTGGCCTGGGCATGAGTCCGGTGCTAAGTGGTGCCGTTGGCAGTGCAGTTGGCCACGCCCTACACAGTCGCGCCCATCAAACCAAAGAAGAGGATCTCATCGTGCCGCGCAGCGAAGCTGAAG CGCGCCTGGTGGGCTCccaacagcatcagcatcacAATGAATCATCCTGCTCCTCTGGTCCGGATTCGCCGCGTCACACGCACTCGCACTCCCACCCGCATACGCTGCATGGCGCGGGCGGCGGGGCGAGCACGTCTTCGGCGGGCGTTGGCGCTGCCACCGGTGCCATGTCCAAGGAACTGCCACTGGAcaccagcagcggcggcagccaAGGACGCGCTCAGTATCTATCGGCCACCTGCGTTGTATTCACCAACTACTCCGGCGACACGGCCAGCGTGGTGGACGAGCACTTCTCCCGTGCGctcaactacagcaacaagGATACTAAAG ATGGCAGCAGCCCCATGTCGACACGCAATTTCCCACCATCGTTCTGGAACAGCAATTACGTGCATCCAATACCCGCCCCCACACATCCACAG GTTAGCGACTTGTATGGCACGGCGACGGACACGGGCTATGCCGCAGATCCTTGGGTGCCACATGCGGCGGCAGCGCATTATGGTTCCTATGCACATGcggcccacgcccacgcagcccacgcccacgcctacCATCATAACATGGCCCAGTATGGAAGCCTGCTGAGATTGCCCCAGCAATATAGCCACGGATCGAG ACTACATCACGACCAGCAGACGGCCCACGCCTTGGAGAGTGCGGCGGCCTACTCAAGTTATCCAACAATGGCAG gtCTGGAAGCTCAAGTGCAGGAAACGTCAAAGGATCTGTACTGGTTCTAG
- the LOC108596710 gene encoding protein lifeguard 1 isoform X1 encodes MTTHFQYGDNNGVYADAEADKSFAFDDQSIRKGFIRKVYLILMAQLLITFGFVSVFTFSKATQEWAQHNPALVWIALAVLIVTMICMACCESVRRKTPLNFIFLFLFTIAESFLLGIIAGTYQADEVLMAIGITAAVSLGLTLFALQTKYDFTMCGGVLVACLVVFVIFGIISIFFADKILGLVYASLGALLFSVYLVYDTQLMLGGNHKYSISPEEYIFAALNLYLDIVNIFMYILSIIGLARS; translated from the exons ATGACTACACATTTTCAATATG GTGACAACAATGGCGTCTATGCAGATGCGGAGGCGGACAAGAGTTTCGCCTTTGATGACCAAAGCATACGCAAAGGTTTCATACGTAAGGTTTATCTTATTTTAATG GCACAACTGCTAATCACATTTGGTTTTGTTAGCGTTTTTACTTTTTCGAAGGCCACGCAGGAGTGGGCTCAACACAATCCTGCGCTTGTGTGGATTGCTTTG gCAGTGCTTATAGTCACCATGATCTGCATGGCCTGCTGCGAAAGCGTGCGCCGCAAGACGCCACTCAACTTTATATTCCTGTTTCTCTTCACGATCGCCGAATCCTTTTTGCTGGGCATTATTGCTGGCACGTATCAGGCGGATGAAGTTTTGATGGCCATTGGCATTACGGCTGCCGTCAGTTTGGGTCTTACACTGTTTGCCCTGCAAACCAAATATGACTTTACCATGTGCGGTGGCGTCCTAGTAGCCTGTCTGGTGGTCTTTGTCATCTTTGGCATCATTTCTATCTTCTTTGCTGACAAGATACTTGGCCTGGTGTACGCCTCGCTGGGCGCGCTGCTCTTCTCCGTGTATCTGGTGTACGATACTCAGCTGATGTTGGGCGGCAATCACAAATATTCCATCAGTCCCGAGGAGTACATCTTCGCTGCCCTCAATCTCTACCTGGACATTGTCAACATCTTCATGTACATACTGTCCATCATTGGACTGGCGCGTAGCTAG
- the LOC108596708 gene encoding protein lifeguard 1 isoform X2 codes for MQDPNQQYNYGGGYPPQGGYGGGYPQGPPQGGGYPPYAQGGAQPYPGAYGQGPYGQGPPPGGYAPQPGFIQPPPSAGYGAYDDPEGQPKNFSFDDQSIRRGFIRKVYMILMGQLVVTFGAVALFVYHKGTRDFVGANRWLFWVALAIMIVTMLCMACCESVRRQTPTNFIFLGLFTIAQSFLMGITATRYAPTEVLMAVGITAAVCLALTLFAMQTKYDFTMMGGVLLACMVVFVIFGIVAIFIPGKVITLVYASIGALLFSVYLIYDTQLMMGGDHKYSISPEEYIFAALNLYLDIINIFMYILTIIGASRD; via the exons ATGCAAG aTCCTAATCAACAGTACAACTATGGCGGCGGGTATCCTCCACAAGGCGGCTACGGGGGTGGCTATCCGCAAGGACCTCCTCAAGGCGGCGGATATCCGCCTTATGCGCAGGGCGGTGCTCAGCCGTATCCGGGTGCTTATGGCCAGGGACCTTATGGTCAGGGTCCACCGCCTGGAGGCTATGCACCACAGCCTGGCTTCATTCAACCACCACCAAGTGCTGGCTACGGTGCCTATGACGATCCCGAGGGTCAGCCGAAAAACTTTTCATTTGACGACCAGAGCATCCGGCGCGGCTTCATACGCAAAGTTTATATGATTTTAATG GGACAGcttgttgttacttttggCGCAGTGGCTCTGTTCGTTTATCACAAGGGCACCAGGGATTTTGTAGGCGCGAATCGTTGGCTGTTCTGGGTTGCCTTGGCCATCATGATTGTCACCATGCTGTGCATGGCTTGCTGTGAAAGCGTGCGTCGTCAAACACCGACCAACTTTATATTCCTCGGCCTATTTACAATAGCGCAATCGTTTCTCATGGGCATTACCGCAACACGCTATGCGCCTACAGAG GTACTTATGGCTGTGGGCATAACCGCTGCTGTTTGCCTGGCACTAACGCTGTTTGCCATGCAAACCAAATACGATTTCACTATGATGGGTGGCGTGCTGCTTGCCTGCATGGTTGTCTTTGTAATCTTTGGTATTGTGGCCATATTTATACCCGGCAAAGTCATCACTCTGGTCTATGCCTCAATTGGCGCGCTGCTCTTCTCTGTCTATCTGATATACGACACTCAGCTGATGATGGGCGGCGATCACAAGTACTCGATTAGTCCCGaggaatatatatttgctgcgCTTAATCTTTATCTGGATATAATCAATATCTTCATGTACATTCTGACTATCATCGGCGCTTCGCGCGACTAA
- the LOC108596708 gene encoding protein lifeguard 1 isoform X1, with amino-acid sequence MSWQSVPQYPQYQDPNQQYNYGGGYPPQGGYGGGYPQGPPQGGGYPPYAQGGAQPYPGAYGQGPYGQGPPPGGYAPQPGFIQPPPSAGYGAYDDPEGQPKNFSFDDQSIRRGFIRKVYMILMGQLVVTFGAVALFVYHKGTRDFVGANRWLFWVALAIMIVTMLCMACCESVRRQTPTNFIFLGLFTIAQSFLMGITATRYAPTEVLMAVGITAAVCLALTLFAMQTKYDFTMMGGVLLACMVVFVIFGIVAIFIPGKVITLVYASIGALLFSVYLIYDTQLMMGGDHKYSISPEEYIFAALNLYLDIINIFMYILTIIGASRD; translated from the exons atgtcgTGGCAAAGTGTCCCTCAATATCCTCAATATCAAg aTCCTAATCAACAGTACAACTATGGCGGCGGGTATCCTCCACAAGGCGGCTACGGGGGTGGCTATCCGCAAGGACCTCCTCAAGGCGGCGGATATCCGCCTTATGCGCAGGGCGGTGCTCAGCCGTATCCGGGTGCTTATGGCCAGGGACCTTATGGTCAGGGTCCACCGCCTGGAGGCTATGCACCACAGCCTGGCTTCATTCAACCACCACCAAGTGCTGGCTACGGTGCCTATGACGATCCCGAGGGTCAGCCGAAAAACTTTTCATTTGACGACCAGAGCATCCGGCGCGGCTTCATACGCAAAGTTTATATGATTTTAATG GGACAGcttgttgttacttttggCGCAGTGGCTCTGTTCGTTTATCACAAGGGCACCAGGGATTTTGTAGGCGCGAATCGTTGGCTGTTCTGGGTTGCCTTGGCCATCATGATTGTCACCATGCTGTGCATGGCTTGCTGTGAAAGCGTGCGTCGTCAAACACCGACCAACTTTATATTCCTCGGCCTATTTACAATAGCGCAATCGTTTCTCATGGGCATTACCGCAACACGCTATGCGCCTACAGAG GTACTTATGGCTGTGGGCATAACCGCTGCTGTTTGCCTGGCACTAACGCTGTTTGCCATGCAAACCAAATACGATTTCACTATGATGGGTGGCGTGCTGCTTGCCTGCATGGTTGTCTTTGTAATCTTTGGTATTGTGGCCATATTTATACCCGGCAAAGTCATCACTCTGGTCTATGCCTCAATTGGCGCGCTGCTCTTCTCTGTCTATCTGATATACGACACTCAGCTGATGATGGGCGGCGATCACAAGTACTCGATTAGTCCCGaggaatatatatttgctgcgCTTAATCTTTATCTGGATATAATCAATATCTTCATGTACATTCTGACTATCATCGGCGCTTCGCGCGACTAA
- the LOC108596707 gene encoding aspartate--tRNA ligase, cytoplasmic produces the protein MVEEKEIVANAGQEQVSKKGAKKQAKAAKKAEQKAETAANIAAADAGDGAIDHAAGRYGLSPMIQSQEKRSERVFVAVHELSNHVGKGLLWLRGRLHTSRAKGKQCFLILRQQSSTVQCILAVGDVISKQMVKFAGNIPKESIIDIQATAVSVPNKIESCTEQTLELCVEQLFVVSQAKAQLPLQIEDASRPENTDDAEGLNIRVNQDTRLDNRVLDLRTPANQAIFRLEAGVCRLFRDILTEKGFTEIHTPKIISAASEGGANVFTVSYFKDSAYLAQSPQLYKQMAIAADFDKVYTVGAVFRAEDSNTHRHLTEFVGLDLEMAFKYHYHEVLHTIGNTFTDIFKGLRDKYSREIEAVGQQYKVEPFKFLEPPLILEFAEGVAMLRGAGVETGDEEDLSTPNEKLLGRLVKAKYDTDFYILDKFPLAIRPFYTMPNPDNPIYSNSYDMFMRGEEIMSGAQRIHDPEYLIERAKHHNIDISKIAAYIESFRYGCPPHAGGGIGMERVVMLYLGLDNIRKTSMFPRDPKRLTP, from the exons ATGGTCGAAGAAAAGGAGATCGTAGCCAACGCTGGCCAGGAGCAGGTCTCCAAGAAGGGAGCTAAGAAACAAGCCAAGGCAGCCAAG AAAGCCGAGCAAAAGGCCGAGACCGCCGCCAATATTGCCGCTGCTGATGCAGGCGATGGTGCAATCGATCATGCTGCTGGTCGCTATGGTCTATCACCGATGATTCAGTCGCAGGAGAAGCGCAGTGAACGCGTCTTTGTGGCTGTGCATGAGCTGAGCAATCATGTGGGCAAGGGACTGCTGTGGCTGCGTGGACGTTTGCACACGTCGCGCGCCAAGGGCAAGCAATGTTTCCTCATATTGAGACAGCAAAGCAGCACCGTTCAATGCATCCTTGCAGTAGGCGATGTCATATCCAAGCAGATGGTCAAGTTTGCCGGAAA CATACCTAAGGAGAGCATTATTGATATACAAGCCACAGCTGTGTCAGTGCCCAACAAAATCGAATCCTGCACAGAACAAACGTTGGAATTGTGCGTGGAGCAGCTATTTGTGGTTTCGCAGGCAAAGGCGCAGCTGCCGCTCCAAATTGAGGATGCCTCGCGTCCTGAGAATACAGATGATGCGGAAGGACTTAATATACGTGTCAATCAGGACACCAGGCTAGACAATCGTGTGCTAGACTTGAGAACGCCAGCTAATCAGGCTATATTTCGCTTGGAGGCCGGCGTATGTCGCTTGTTCCGTGATATATTGACGGAGAAAGGTTTTACGGAAATACACACGCCCAAAATCATTTCAGCTGCCAGTGAGGGTGGCGCCAATGTGTTTACTGTGAGCTACTTCAAGG ACTCTGCTTATCTGGCGCAGTCGCCGCAGCTCTATAAACAAATGGCCATTGCCGCTGACTTTGACAAGGTGTACACCGTGGGCGCTGTCTTCCGCGCCGAGGACTCCAACACGCACAGGCATTTGACTGAATTCGTTGGCCTTGATTTAGAGATGGCCTTCAAGTATCATTACCATGAGGTGCTGCATACTATTGGCAACACGTTTACCGACATTTTCAAGGGTCTGCGCGACAAGTATAGCCGTGAAATCGAAGCTGTGGGTCAGCAATACAAAGTGGAGCCTTTCAAGTTCTTGGAACCGCCGCTTATACTGGAGTTTGCTGAGGGTGTGGCCATGCTGCGTGGCGCGGGCGTGGAAACGGGCGATGAGGAGGATTTGTCGACTCCCAATGAGAAATTGCTGGGTCGCCTGGTGAAGGCCAAGTATGATACTGATTTCTACATACTCGACAAGTTCCCACTGGCTATACGTCCGTTCTACACCATGCCCAATCCGGACAATCCCATCTACTCCAACTCGTACGATATGTTTATGCGTGGCGAGGAGATTATGTCCGGTGCACAACGTATACACGATCCAGAGTACTTAATCGAGCGTGCCAAGCACCACAATATTG atatttCTAAAATTGCCGCCTACATTGAGTCGTTCCGTTATGGCTGCCCACCGCATGCTGGTGGCGGCATTGGCATGGAGCGTGTTGTCATGTTATATCTGGGCTTGGATAACATACGCAAGACTTCAATGTTCCCACGTGATCCCAAGCGACTTACGCCTTAA